One stretch of Brettanomyces nanus chromosome 4, complete sequence DNA includes these proteins:
- a CDS encoding uncharacterized protein (BUSCO:EOG093416CX), with protein MSLEVSLSLLSLAEPVPEGSIDLKTLVFKPKTPKSQTPVPIIVVAKQTTQTPSKLIGQQAEAKDPRLANDALTTELFGVAAKEFTIASLSVKNKGAIKVLLDSTISEDESIHYVISNSKGRLILNGKQLIGFLSLFTPKVVDFSKAPEPAAPKKQEKKQQKQTKVAKMDDAKLIGVTADKDKDFSGWYQQILVKGEMLDYYDVSGCYILRPGSYSIWEQIQSWFDKKIKENGVHNAYFPMFVSSKVLTKEKDHIEGFAPEVAWVTRAGSSELEEPIAIRPTSETVMYPYYSKWIRSHRDLPFKLNQWNSVVRWEFKHPQPFLRTREFLWQEGHTAHLTAEEAETQVIHILDLYEKIFVDLLALPVIKGKKTEKEKFAGGYYTTTCEGYIPTTGRGIQCATSHNLGQNFSKMFNISVENPEGSDKPKLFVHQTSWGLSTRVIGVMVMVHSDNKGLVVPPRVAQFQTVIIPVGLTVKTSKDIKNKVYDTCKKLEATLKNSGIRVASDYKDNYSPGWKFSQWELKGVPVRLEVGPKDIANGSALAVRRDTGTKTAIKLAEIAVKLPELFEEIHKNLYETAKRNFDDHRVIVHDWKDFVHQLNQKNIVLAPWCGVGECEEDIKKASAKSDNGEEFEIDDKAPSMGAKSLCIPFDQPELKEGTKCVKCGKPAVNYTILTRTQFIRHYSTFIASGVALKKFPLTKCIKDIYRSPPCANSPISLKGWVSGTRISKNVAFVDMVDGTTYEDVKCVVRPPYLLPNAVKVGTSIKIDNGLWVEGRGKQKYEVQVTENSSIGVIGEVEELFPLLKKQHTEKFLRTIPQYRWRKPEEAAILRFRSNVETALVNFFDQHSFTKTHPPIMTSSDCEGAGELFTVEAASNASLDKCFFGKEAYLTVSTQLHLEVLCAALNRVWTLTPCFRAEESDTNRHLSEFWMLEAEMAFTSRVDQLTDFSELMIKSVISKLFSDFYGMGSNLLKTASKEQGASMLKRWEMLLGQEKWASITYTDAIKILRTAYENDDSVFQYEPKWGDSLKSEHEKWIAGEYFKNPVFVTDYPVEEKAFYMKINEGGNTPAPTVACYDLLVPDIGELIGGSLREEEYGKLCTEIERRKLNLEPLKWYLAQRKNGTFPHGGFGMGFERLLQYLSCKDNIKDVIAFPRTVNNCLC; from the exons ATGTCGCTTGAAGTATCATTATCACTGCTTTCACTGGCAGAACCTGTGCCTGAAGGTTCTATAGACCTTAAAACTTTGGTCTTTAAGCCAAAGACACCTAAAAGTCAGACCCCAGTTCCAATAATTGTCGTTGCCAAACAAACCACTCAAACTCCCTCCAAATTAATTGGTCAACAGGCTGAAGCTAAGGATCCAAGACTGGCCAATGATGCCCTCACCACTGAATTATTTGGTGTTGCTGCCAAGGAATTCACTATCGCGTCTTTGAGTGTGAAAAACAAAGGTGCTATCAAAGTCTTATTGGATTCCACCATCTCTGAGGATGAATCGATCCATTACGTTATATCTAATAGTAAGGGAAGACTCATTTTGAATGGAAAACAATTAATAGGTTTTCTATCTTTATTCACTCCTAAAGTCGTGGACTTTTCCAAGGCCCCAGAACCTGCTgctccaaagaagcaggaaaagaaacaacaGAAGCAGACTAAAGTTGCCAAAATGGATGACGCCAAGTTGATCGGTGTCACTGCTGACAAGGATAAAGACTTTTCAGGCTGGTACCAACAGATCTTGGTTAAGGGAGAAATGCTTGATTACTACGATGTTTCGGGTTGTTATATCTTGAGACCTGGCTCTTACAGTATCTGGGAACAAATCCAGTCTTGGTTTGACAAAAAAATTAAGGAGAATGGCGTCCATAATGCGTATTTCCCAATGTTTGTCTCTTCAAAGGTTTtgacaaaggaaaaagatcACATCGAGGGTTTTGCTCCCGAAGTGGCTTGGGTCACTCGTGCTGGATCCAGCGAGTTGGAAGAACCTATCGCAATTAGACCAACTTCAGAGACTGTCATGTATCCATACTACTCCAAGTGGATCCGTTCTCATAGAGACTTGCCATTTAAGTTGAATCAATGGAATTCTGTGGTTAGATGGGAGTTCAAGCACCCACAGCCATTTTTAAGAACCCGTGAGTTTTTGTGGCAGGAAGGTCACACTGCTCATTTGACTGCTGAAGAGGCGGAGACCCAAGTGATACATATCTTGGATTTGTATGAAAAAATCTTTGTTGATCTTTTGGCTCTTCCTGTTATCAAAGGTAAGAAAACcgaaaaggagaagtttGCCGGTGGTTACTACACTACCACATGTGAAGGCTACATTCCAACTACCGGTAGAGGTATTCAGTGTGCTACTTCGCATAACTTGGGCCAAAATTTCTCTAAGATGTTCAACATCTCTGTTGAGAATCCTGAAGGATCAGATAAACCAAAGTTATTTGTTCATCAGACTTCCTGGGGTCTTTCCACTAGAGTTATTGGTGTTATGGTGATGGTGCACTCCGATAACAAGGGCCTTGTTGTTCCTCCAAGAGTTGCACAGTTCCAAACAGTTATCATTCCCGTTGGTTTAACAGTCAAAACTTCAAAGGATATTAAGAACAAGGTCTATGACACTTGCAAGAAGTTAGAGGCTACATTGAAGAACAGCGGTATCAGAGTTGCTTCCGATTATAAGGATAACTACTCCCCAGGTTGGAAGTTCTCTCAATGGGAATTGAAAGGTGTTCCAGTTAGATTGGAGGTTGGTCCAAAGGATATTGCTAACGGGTCTGCCTTGGCTGTGAGAAGAGATACTGGTACCAAGACTGCCATAAAGCTTGCAGAGATTGCTGTCAAGTTACCGGAACTTTTCGAAGAGATACACAAGAATCTTTACGAGACTGCCAAGAGGAACTTCGATGACCACCGTGTTATTGTGCATGACTGGAAAGACTTTGTTCACCAATTGAACCAGAAGAATATTGTTTTAGCTCCTTGGTGTGGGGTTGGAGAGTGTGAAGAGGATATTAAGAAGGCCTCTGCAAAGAGTGATAATGGTGAGGAGTTTGAGATTGACGACAAGGCTCCTTCGATGGGTGCAAAGTCTCTTTGTATTCCATTTGATCAGCCAGAGCTTAAGGAAGGCACCAAATGCGTCAAGTGCGGAAAGCCTGCCGTAAATTACACTAT CCTCACAAGAA CACAATTTATTCGTCATTACTCTACTTTTATTGCCTCCGGGGTTGCTTTAAAGAAGTTCCCTTTGACAAAATGTATCAAGGATATATATAGGTCCCCACCTTGCGCGAACAGTCCCATCAGTTTAAAGGGATGGGTTTCAGGTACGAGAATATCCAAGAATGTCGCTTTTGTGGATATGGTAGATGGAACTACTTATGAAGATGTTAAATGTGTTGTTAGACCACCTTATCTACTTCCAAATGCCGTTAAGGTAGGTACATCCATCAAGATTGACAATGGCTTATGGGTCGAAGGACGTGGTAAACAGAAGTACGAGGTTCAAGTGACCGAGAATTCCTCTATTGGTGTCATCGGAGAAGTTGAGGAGTTATTTCCGTTGTTGAAAAAGCAGCATACGGAGAAATTTCTAAGAACCATTCCTCAGTATCGCTGGAGAAAGCCGGAAGAAGCTGCCATTCTTAGGTTCAGATCGAACGTGGAAACGGCACTTGTTAACTTTTTTGACCAGCACAGCTTCACGAAGACGCATCCTCCAATTATGACGAGTTCTGATTGCGAAGGAGCTGGTGAACTGTTTACAGTGGAGGCAGCATCCAACGCTTCTCTGGATAAATGCTTTTTTGGTAAGGAAGCTTACTTAACAGTTTCCACGCAGTTACATTTGGAAGTGTTGTGCGCCGCTTTGAATCGTGTCTGGACGTTAACTCCTTGCTTTCGTGCCGAAGAAAGTGATACCAATAGACATCTCTCCGAGTTTTGGATGTTGGAGGCAGAAATGGCATTCACCAGTAGGGTTGACCAACTTACAGACTTCTCTGAGTTGATGATTAAAAGTGTCATTTCCAAGCTATTTTCTGATTTTTATGGAATGGGCAGCAATTTATTGAAGACTGCTAGTAAAGAACAGGGTGCTTCTATGTTGAAACGTTGGGAAATGCTTCTTGGGCAGGAAAAATGGGCCTCTATTACATATACTGATGCTATCAAGATTCTACGGACAGCCtatgaaaatgatgattctgTGTTTCAATACGAACCGAAATGGGGGGATTCGTTGAAGTCAGAGCACGAGAAATGGATTGCGGGTGAATACTTCAAAAATCCTGTATTTGTGACAGACTATCCagtggaagaaaaagcatTCTACATGAAGATCAACGAAGGTGGAAATACACCAGCACCTACGGTGGCATGTTATGATTTGCTTGTTCCAGATATCGGAGAGTTGATTGGGGGTTCGTtaagagaagaggaataTGGAAAGCTTTGTACCGAAattgagagaagaaaattgaactTGGAGCCTTTGAAATGGTACCTTGCCCAACGAAAAAACGGAACGTTTCCTCATGGCGGATTTGGTATGGGATTCGAAAGGCTCTTACAATACCTCAGCTGTAAAGACAACATCAAGGACGTGATTGCGTTCCCTAGAACAGTTAATAACTGTCTATGTTAG
- a CDS encoding uncharacterized protein (BUSCO:EOG09343YZK): MNRDNSIEKLILSRCSKYNDDGQIMKVLEERYSLTGAQKNFLVLEPTDGGVTREEINHSSSKKRRQQNSLPSIMHSLQNSQNSEKVEKRPANKHNPLKTKNEFKRFMKSNLALQAKIMRKLKLILKKNPHYLDKVKDLASLNLCNKILKFEDFIEINRLWNSYIKETIGSTENIMNISTKLSMCEFIGAYIEVTHSGCVDNVGKCGIVIWESQHNFVIVVPRKDGWKNKISLIEPKYSLSEKIGGIRLINKQDTRFKVTVNLQDNLTVDYEIIGDRLMIRSIDRANKKFKSHNVRDIRL, encoded by the coding sequence ATGAACAGGGATAACTCTATAGAGAAACTTATTCTATCGCGATGTTCCAAATACAATGATGACGGACAGATTATGAAggttcttgaagagagataCTCTTTGACCGGAGCCCAGAAGAACTTTTTGGTACTCGAACCTACAGATGGAGGTGTCACTAGAGAGGAAATTAATCACTCATCTAGTAAGAAAAGACGACAACAGAACAGCCTGCCGAGTATTATGCACTCGTTACAGAATTCTCAGAACTCTGAAAAGGTAGAGAAACGCCCTGCCAATAAGCATAATCCACTCAAAACGAAGAACGAGTTCAAGAGATTCATGAAATCTAATCTTGCACTTCAGGCGAAGATAATGAGGAAGCTTAAATtaatattgaagaagaatccacATTATCTTGATAAAGTGAAAGATTTGGCATCGTTAAACCTGTGCAATAAGATACTAAAGTTTGAAGACTTTATTGAGATAAATAGGTTATGGAACAGTTACATCAAGGAAACCATTGGTAGTACCGAGAACATTATGAATATTTCCACAAAGCTCTCAATGTGTGAGTTTATTGGTGCTTATATAGAGGTGACACACAGTGGATGTGTAGATAACGTGGGCAAGTGCGGTATAGTCATATGGGAATCACAGCATAATTTCGTCATAGTGGTGCCCAGAAAGGACGGCTGGAAGAATAAGATCAGCCTTATTGAACCCAAATATTCGTTGAGTGAAAAGATAGGTGGAATCAGATTGATTAATAAACAAGACACCAGATTCAAGGTGACTGTAAACTTGCAGGATAATCTGACTGTGGATTACGAAATCATAGGTGATAGATTGATGATTAGAAGCATCGATAGAGCTAACAAGAAATTTAAGAGCCACAATGTCAGGGACATCAGATTATAG
- a CDS encoding uncharacterized protein (BUSCO:EOG09341OXS) → MLYPLVRSGVFEYANRIIFSRRLLSHRASGPSALNLGSATSDEEAVRQQLEIDPNLEHFFDDDIVDKVKNSQKPQDLNPMKPKDDFDDFLDPSEVPILGRDDLGPISFPASLNGAGKPMTMTTKEFLSHLKPPQSEPTVRPIYRNIVAPKPTATARVKPLEAVKAFRIPKPIKSTKPIKSTKPSVSLDPPESFNTPNFLRYIDFLHEGDIPTPVEVPNNATLESLVDTELPLSVVSCFNDPRLNLSIERYIFTHLPDPKKNRFAKRLVLYRNSPCIVIGKNQNPYKEINFHLANLHQIPILRRYSGGGTVVHDLGNVNFSFIADKSLFNRTGFTNILAGRLNELVGKVVQDWKMPDFKLTTNDKGDIVNASNMHKVSGSAYQLSRGRSLHHGTMLLNVNMKLLSGLLKLSQERKDSIEDRSIDSIPSPTENVAMDEEVFEYSCINTFASSYGVPSFLKKPKFDNVQVLKFGSTECQIMKVDDLNELPQEVLDEYRTFKSWDWVFGRTPKFKLRFKVAGSDDDSDLQVCLHIDHGKIQQIETSRDEPKLRALIEKCGSVRFRGDTMAEYIHDIKLRNSFIWNIDQALNYQSIGINE, encoded by the coding sequence ATGTTATACCCTCTGGTTCGATCTGGCGTATTTGAATATGCCAATCGTATAATATTTTCTCGACGTCTGCTTTCACATAGGGCTTCTGGTCCAAGTGCACTTAATCTTGGAAGTGCGACTTCAGACGAGGAAGCTGTCAGACAGCAGCTAGAGATCGATCCCAATTTGGAACACTTTTTTGACGATGATATTGTTGATAAGGTGAAGAACTCACAAAAGCCTCAGGATCTGAATCCAATGAAACCAAAGGACGACTTTGATGATTTCCTAGATCCTTCTGAGGTGCCGATCTTAGGTAGGGATGACCTGGGACCTATCAGCTTTCCCGCTTCGTTGAACGGGGCTGGCAAGCCAATGACTATGACCACGAAGGAATTTCTTAGTCACTTAAAGCCACCTCAAAGTGAGCCAACTGTGAGACCAATATATAGGAACATAGTGGCACCTAAACCCACTGCTACAGCGAGAGTAAAGCCACTAGAGGCTGTAAAGGCTTTTAGAATACCCAAGCCAATCAAGTCAACCAAGCCAATTAAGTCAACCAAGCCTTCAGTCTCTCTGGATCCTCCCGAGTCTTTTAACACACCGAACTTTCTGCGCTACATCGATTTCTTACACGAGGGAGATATTCCAACACCTGTTGAGGTTCCTAATAATGCTACCTTAGAGTCACTGGTAGATACGGAACTGCCTTTAAGTGTTGTATCTTGCTTTAACGATCCTAGATTAAATCTTAGTATTGAGAGATACATATTCACTCACCTTccagatccaaagaagaacaggtTTGCCAAAAGATTAGTTCTCTACCGAAATTCTCCTTGCATTGTGATCGGTAAGAACCAGAATCCTTATAAGGAGATTAACTTCCATTTGGCCAACTTGCATCAGATTCCAATTTTACGTCGTTACAGTGGTGGAGGTACTGTTGTTCACGATTTAGGCAATGTGAACTTTTCATTTATTGCCGACAAGTCCCTCTTTAACCGAACAGGGTTCACGAACATCTTGGCTGGTAGGCTAAATGAGTTAGTAGGCAAAGTTGTTCAAGATTGGAAAATGCCAGACTTCAAGCTTACCACTAATGATAAGGGAGATATAGTGAACGCTTCCAATATGCATAAGGTGAGTGGATCCGCATACCAACTTTCTAGGGGAAGATCGTTGCATCACGGCACTATGCTACTAAACGTGAATATGAAGCTACTATCTGGGCTACTCAAACTTTCGCAAGAAAGGAAGGATTCTATTGAGGATAGAAGTATCGACTCAATTCCAAGTCCGACTGAAAACGTGGctatggatgaagaggtgTTTGAATATAGCTGCATAAATACGTTTGCTTCAAGTTATGGAGTGCCgtcatttttgaaaaagcCTAAATTTGATAACGTCCAAGTCCTGAAGTTTGGCAGTACAGAATGCCAGATTATGAAAGTCGACGATTTGAATGAGTTACCTCAAGAAGTTCTCGACGAATATAGAACGTTCAAAAGCTGGGACTGGGTGTTTGGACGAACTCCTAAATTCAAACTACGGTTTAAAGTGGCCGGTAGCGATGATGACAGTGATCTTCAAGTTTGCCTACATATTGATCACGGTAAAATTCAGCAGATCGAAACCAGCCGTGACGAACCAAAACTCCGTGCACTTATTGAAAAGTGCGGTAGTGTTAGATTTAGAGGAGATACCATGGCAGAATACATACACGATATTAAGCTGAGAAACAGCTTTATCTGGAATATAGACCAGGCTCTGAACTATCAGAGTATTGGAATTAACGAATAA
- a CDS encoding uncharacterized protein (BUSCO:EOG09340WZ3), whose translation MLRTPTSATFDFSGNQAGPGATIDEDEADLTVLEESLKSTDEYCKEIAQKLDIISSKNANAIRTVKPLMSRINKLKVQQNNIKATVKLVDDVKEYASEIKKLDKTLANNEEMKHIGQIENYCGALSKLASIRKRLVAKRLDGFTGLMKGLNGSIRDAEVTLKYDMIAKLKKLDESQVSKKSHDDDEVRLIKQIEYIYEYMKTERLKDLTDTIVRERSSHDVRMLKSMAPLKPPSIVKDLYYLYSGASKTGSPSFIDYCKQASRVFQDEAHVLAKLLATQEEASTILNLVSNSLLAEITHQAEAFGAFVASNKFTHCTLLYEVTDGLHILLSSIYQYNVKIPSELSHLDKKLCSEASKIFVGFFEFVNMRYHELVVPEHPNETLNNTFMMLVTRLNKYSMFRDQQLFFISKMKNGSWLPAYRPPGFLEIKTSSSDAQYLLSTFYSDVIEFSFFNLAEQFQAKMSEEDLGVMLLFNLDGLQNLLDSRSLLKGILGQQGISRVDRLKKKAIDKATTGWSDMTTKLMEASTKQGDSFNMSNKDMGKFVDEFTKSFNENYKKLQEKNLPPFFKKELSQNIRKMLGPAYRVFYMSVSQDPSAKSVLKHFKLSISDFEHKLVTLA comes from the coding sequence ATGCTCAGAACGCCTACATCTGCGAcatttgatttttctgGTAACCAGGCAGGACCTGGTGCCACCAtagacgaagatgaagctgatTTGACTGTCTTAGAAGAGAGTCTCAAGTCCACAGACGAATACTGCAAAGAGATTGCGCAGAAATTGGATATAATATCCTCGAAAAATGCCAATGCCATTCGAACAGTAAAACCTTTGATGTCGAGGATAAACAAGCTTAAGGTGCAACAGAACAATATTAAAGCTACCGTGAAGTTGGTAGATGATGTCAAAGAGTATGCCTCGGAAATTAAGAAACTAGATAAGACCCTTGCAAACAACGAGGAAATGAAACATATCGGACAGATTGAAAACTATTGCGGTGCATTGTCAAAGCTGGCGAGTATACGGAAGCGGCTGGTGGCGAAGCGATTGGATGGATTTACCGGGTTAATGAAGGGATTAAATGGATCTATACGAGATGCTGAAGTGACATTGAAGTACGATATGATAGCTAAGCTCAAAAAGTTGGATGAATCACAGGTGTCAAAGAAAAGTCATGACGACGATGAGGTCAGACTAATCAAACAGATTGAGTACATTTACGAGTATATGAAAACAGAGAGACTTAAGGATCTTACTGATACTATCGTTCGTGAGAGATCTTCTCATGATGTCAGGATGTTGAAGTCCATGGCACCTTTGAAACCTCCAAGTATCGTTAAGGATCTTTATTATTTGTATTCAGGAGCTTCTAAGACCGGGTCACCTTCCTTTATTGATTACTGCAAGCAGGCAAGTCGAGTGTTCCAAGATGAAGCGCATGTTCTTGCCAAACTGCTTGCTACGCAGGAGGAAGCATCAACAATTTTGAATCTTGTTTCGAACTCTTTGTTGGCGGAAATTACTCATCAGGCGGAAGCTTTTGGTGCATTTGTCGCTAGTAACAAATTCACTCATTGCACATTACTTTACGAGGTGACGGATGGACTACACATTCTATTGAGTTCAATATATCAATATAACGTGAAGATTCCATCGGAATTGTCACATTTGGACAAAAAACTCTGTTCCGAGGCATCCAAGATCTTTGTCGGTTTCTTTGAGTTTGTGAATATGAGATATCATGAATTGGTGGTACCAGAACATCCAAACGAGACTCTTAACAACACTTTCATGATGCTTGTAACAAGATTAAACAAATACTCCATGTTTAGAGATCAGCAACTCTTTTTCATAtccaaaatgaaaaatggatCTTGGTTACCTGCCTACAGACCTCCGGGATTTTTAGAAATAAAAACATCGTCGTCTGATGCTCAATACCTTCTCAGCACATTCTATTCAGATGTGATCGAGTTTAGTTTCTTTAATCTTGCCGAACAATTCCAGGCCAAAATGTCGGAAGAGGACTTGGGTGTGATGctcttgttcaatttggaTGGTCTGCAAAACTTGCTAGATAGTAGGTCTCTCTTGAAAGGTATATTGGGTCAACAAGGTATTAGCAGAGTGGAtagattgaagaagaaggccaTAGATAAAGCTACTACTGGCTGGAGTGATATGACCACTAAACTTATGGAAGCTTCCACCAAACAGGGAGACTCTTTTAACATGAGCAACAAGGATATGGGCAAATTTGTGGACGAATTCACCAAGAGCTTTAACGAGAATTATAAAAAGCTGCAAGAGAAGAACTTACCaccatttttcaagaaggaaCTTTCCCAGAACATTCGCAAAATGCTCGGCCCCGCTTACAGAGTCTTCTACATGAGCGTCTCTCAAGATCCTTCTGCCAAGAGTGTGTTGAAGCACTTCAAGCTTAGCATAAGCGACTTTGAGCATAAATTGGTGACATTAGCATAG
- a CDS encoding uncharacterized protein (CAZy:GH5), producing the protein MKFVLFALLFVINIVHAVQIDGLKLSSPVSEHRSKKRGTASHYHYLNKRNDTSGQTSALFDYSLEKVYGVSLGGWLVTEPYITPSLYEDAASYANNTHNGTEKKVPKDEYHLCKKLGKDECYTRLHSHWDTFINETDIKQIREWGFNTIRLPIGYWAFAQRKEDPFCFGQEKYLDKAIEWCRKYGVHIWVDIHGMPGSQNGFDNSGLRDQVNWLNITENYDLSLEVLDYVARKYDQPEYYDVISGIENVNEPLGPKIKMDKLKKFDKDTYGLQRSVSSDNYFVFHDAFKNTGYWNNVLKENSNITTHTNSSFYNGSIYNIVIDHHRYEVFSTGILALNLTGHIDGLKVYVDEIVKNESIPVKIVGEWSGALTDCAKWVNGVDRGSRYEGEYESNEVIGKCSYSNDYTKMSNQNKTDTRKLIEAQIDLFNKTNGFIFWCYKTENALEFDLSKLIQYGLFPQPLTDRKYPDLLKSSSARTALFSHRLQLLEALALILLIV; encoded by the coding sequence ATGAAGTTTGTATTATTTGCACTGCTGTTCGTGATAAATATTGTCCATGCTGTACAAATTGATGGATTAAAACTATCTTCTCCAGTTTCCGAGCATCGGTCTAAGAAGAGAGGCACTGCTTCTCATTACCATTATCTCAACAAACGCAATGATACTTCAGGCCAGACTTCTGCCCTTTTTGATTATTCCTTGGAAAAAGTATACGGAGTAAGTCTAGGAGGTTGGTTAGTTACAGAACCTTATATCACGCCTTCTTTATACGAAGATGCAGCCAGCTACGCCAATAATACCCATAATGGCACCGAGAAGAAGGTTCCAAAAGACGAATATCACTTATGTAAGAAATTGGGGAAAGATGAATGCTACACTCGTTTGCATAGCCATTGGGATACGTTCATTAACGAGACTGATATCAAGCAAATTAGGGAGTGGGGATTTAACACGATTAGATTACCAATTGGCTATTGGGCATTTGCGCAAAGGAAAGAGGATCCATTCTGCTTTGGACAGGAAAAATATCTTGATAAGGCGATTGAATGGTGTAGAAAGTATGGAGTGCATATCTGGGTGGATATTCATGGGATGCCGGGGTCTCAGAACGGCTTTGATAACTCTGGATTGAGAGATCAAGTTAACTGGTTGAATATCACGGAAAACTATGATCTCAGCCTAGAGGTATTAGATTATGTCGCAAGGAAATACGATCAGCCAGAATATTACGACGTTATTTCTGGAATCGAAAACGTCAACGAGCCGTTAGGTCCTAAAATTAAAATGGATAAGCTTAAGAAGTTCGATAAGGATACCTATGGTCTACAACGATCTGTTAGTAGTGACAACTACTTTGTTTTCCATGATGCCTTTAAGAACACAGGATACTGGAACAATGTGCTCAAGGAAAATTCAAATATCACTACTCATACCAATTCTTCGTTCTATAATGGATCGATTTACAACATTGTTATtgatcatcatcgttaTGAGGTGTTCAGTACAGGTATATTGGCACTAAATCTTACAGGCCATATCGATGGACTAAAGGTATATGTGGATGAAATAGTTAAGAATGAATCAATCCCTGTTAAGATTGTGGGAGAATGGTCCGGTGCATTGACCGATTGCGCAAAATGGGTCAACGGCGTTGATAGGGGATCCCGCTATGAAGGAGAATACGAATCAAATGAGGTGATTGGAAAGTGCAGCTACAGTAATGACTATACGAAGATGAGCAACCAGAACAAGACTGATACTAGAAAATTGATAGAAGCTCAGATTGATCTCTTTAATAAAACGAATGGCTTTATATTCTGGTGCTACAAAACGGAAAATgctcttgaatttgatctttCGAAGTTAATTCAGTATGGCCTATTCCCTCAACCGTTGACGGACAGAAAATACCCAGATCTACTAAAAAGCAGCTCCGCAAGGACTGCGCTTTTCTCACACAGGCTTCAGCTACTAGAAGCCCTGGCATTGATCCTTTTAATCGTatag
- a CDS encoding uncharacterized protein (EggNog:ENOG41): MAASNIVNVLHQPEKSRVLTGEEAKDCIPCQVMGAFTAMAAGGYFSSGHLFKNDKDLVKNPKWWRQSIKYFGYGLIALGVYRGGQGWLWDKDREYKEVKFLSK; the protein is encoded by the coding sequence ATGGCTGCCTCAAATATTGTGAATGTATTGCACCAGCCGGAAAAATCCCGTGTATTGactggagaagaagctaagGACTGTATTCCATGCCAGGTCATGGGAGCTTTCACTGCAATGGCAGCGGGTGGATACTTTTCGTCCGGTCACTTATTCAAAAATGACAAAGATTTAGTGAAAAATCCAAAGTGGTGGAGGCAGTCAATCAAATATTTCGGTTATGGCTTGATAGCTCTTGGTGTGTATCGTGGAGGTCAAGGATGGTTATGGGACAAAGATAGGGAGTATAAGGAAGTGAAATTCTTGTCAAAATGA